In Sulfurisphaera javensis, a single genomic region encodes these proteins:
- a CDS encoding nitrilase-related carbon-nitrogen hydrolase — protein MGLKVELAQIRPKLGDVKRNLEKHQEIIQTSTADCIIFPELSLTGYVLRDLVYEVFKESERAIDKLSEENKCIIAGLIKEVRPGILRNSSAIIINHQVNFTYKFYLPTYGLFEERRYFQPGDPKKDLKIFEYNGIKFGVIICEDAWHYEPIEALTLMGADAIFIPSASPMRRMTTKLGIQDNWEALLKAHSIINGIWTVFVNNVGSQEEEFFWGGSMVVSPFGEVVSRAKLFEEDLIISEIRLDEVRKNRFFSSFREHNRDFHGVLMSL, from the coding sequence ATGGGGCTAAAAGTGGAATTAGCACAAATAAGACCTAAGTTAGGAGATGTTAAACGTAATTTAGAAAAACACCAGGAGATAATTCAAACATCAACCGCTGATTGTATAATATTCCCAGAATTATCCTTAACTGGTTATGTACTAAGAGATTTAGTTTATGAAGTATTTAAAGAAAGTGAAAGAGCAATAGATAAATTATCTGAGGAAAACAAATGTATTATAGCAGGATTAATAAAGGAAGTTAGGCCTGGAATACTTAGGAATAGTTCGGCTATAATCATAAATCATCAGGTTAATTTTACATATAAATTTTATTTACCAACTTATGGTTTATTTGAAGAAAGAAGATATTTTCAACCCGGAGATCCTAAAAAAGATCTTAAAATATTTGAATATAACGGAATAAAATTTGGTGTTATTATATGCGAAGATGCATGGCACTATGAACCTATTGAAGCCCTAACACTAATGGGTGCCGATGCTATTTTCATTCCTTCAGCATCTCCAATGAGAAGAATGACTACAAAACTAGGTATTCAGGATAATTGGGAGGCATTATTAAAAGCTCATTCTATAATTAATGGTATTTGGACTGTATTCGTTAATAATGTAGGTAGTCAAGAAGAGGAATTCTTTTGGGGAGGTTCTATGGTTGTTTCTCCCTTTGGAGAAGTAGTAAGCAGAGCTAAATTGTTTGAAGAAGATCTGATAATATCTGAAATTAGGCTAGATGAAGTTAGGAAAAATAGATTTTTCAGCAGTTTCAGAGAACATAATAGGGATTTTCACGGAGTATTAATGAGCCTCTAA
- a CDS encoding NAD+ synthase codes for MPEYVRQKLTLDFGQVSYYLVKRIREYIEESKKDGGIIGLSGGIDSSVTSILLSKATSNFHILLMPSSSTTKKDMEDAMKIIKLTKAEDKYTLVNIDEIVNKFSSAVNTSNNVIIGNIKARVRMILLYAFAQKMNYLVVGTGDKSEIMLGYFTKYGDGGVDVLPIGDLYKTQVRMLGSYLGVPEEIVEKPPSPALWEGQTAEGEIGLDYETIDSILYLKFEEMREPEEIAELTKASLDKVMKIINMVKTSQHKRLPPEIFRLSGRAINSDWRYPRQWG; via the coding sequence ATGCCAGAATATGTTAGACAAAAGCTTACGTTAGATTTTGGACAAGTATCTTACTATCTTGTAAAGAGAATAAGAGAATATATTGAGGAAAGTAAAAAAGATGGAGGAATAATTGGATTAAGTGGGGGAATAGACTCATCAGTTACAAGTATTCTTCTTTCCAAGGCTACTTCTAATTTTCATATATTACTTATGCCTTCTTCTTCTACAACAAAAAAAGATATGGAAGATGCAATGAAAATAATAAAACTAACAAAAGCAGAAGATAAATACACTTTAGTAAATATTGATGAAATTGTAAACAAATTTTCTTCAGCTGTAAATACTTCAAATAATGTAATTATCGGTAATATAAAAGCTAGAGTTAGAATGATTTTGTTATATGCATTTGCTCAAAAAATGAACTATTTAGTTGTTGGTACTGGAGATAAAAGTGAAATTATGTTAGGTTATTTTACTAAGTATGGCGATGGTGGAGTAGATGTTCTACCCATAGGGGACTTGTATAAAACTCAAGTAAGGATGTTAGGTAGTTACCTAGGTGTTCCAGAAGAGATCGTTGAAAAACCTCCTTCACCTGCATTATGGGAAGGACAAACAGCCGAAGGTGAAATAGGCTTAGACTATGAAACCATTGATTCAATCCTATACTTAAAATTCGAAGAGATGAGAGAACCAGAAGAAATAGCTGAGTTAACGAAAGCAAGTTTAGATAAAGTAATGAAAATAATTAACATGGTTAAAACTTCACAACATAAGAGACTTCCACCAGAAATTTTTAGATTAAGTGGAAGAGCAATAAACTCTGATTGGAGGTATCCTAGACAATGGGGCTAA
- a CDS encoding NTPase yields the protein MSERLRVYITGEPGVGKTTLFLKVVKELENKGFKISGFYCPEVREKGIRIGFKIKSLDNEIEDWLASVNLRSNIRVGKYYVIINDSTIKKLYEKIEKANIIGIDEIGPMEFSIPSLKYLINYVLKEKKYVIAVVHRKISFKDGKNFVVTRDNRDQLPYQILNYIISSLNSLD from the coding sequence TTGTCAGAGCGTTTAAGAGTATACATAACTGGTGAACCTGGGGTAGGGAAAACTACTTTATTTTTAAAAGTAGTTAAAGAACTTGAAAATAAAGGATTTAAAATATCTGGATTTTATTGTCCAGAAGTAAGAGAAAAAGGAATAAGAATCGGCTTTAAGATAAAAAGTCTAGATAATGAGATTGAGGATTGGCTAGCTAGCGTTAATTTAAGAAGTAACATTAGAGTTGGGAAATATTACGTAATAATTAATGATTCTACAATAAAGAAATTATACGAAAAAATCGAAAAGGCTAATATAATAGGAATTGACGAAATAGGTCCTATGGAGTTTTCAATACCGAGTTTAAAGTATTTAATAAATTATGTATTAAAAGAGAAAAAATACGTTATTGCTGTAGTTCATAGAAAAATATCTTTCAAAGATGGTAAAAATTTTGTAGTAACTCGTGATAACAGAGATCAATTACCTTATCAAATACTTAACTACATAATATCTTCCTTGAATTCTCTTGATTAG